One Ignavibacterium album JCM 16511 genomic region harbors:
- a CDS encoding IS110 family transposase, which produces MQQNFYLGIDVSKGYADFIILDENKKVIEDNFQLDDTFDGHNKLYKILSGFLAKYPDSNILAAVESTGGYENNWLKFLSACQSKLQLSVARINPFGVSYNSKATLKRIITDKQSARNVAEYMISHPEKVQYNNQDYYASVRRQWTFIKMLTKQKVQLLNQLESLLYIANPEVLQYCSNKMNLWTLKLLSKYPTAKELAKARLSSVCKIPYITESLANDLINNARKSVASSDDKTTAEVIRALGEQILQLRRLIVLQTKQLQSSCNIAEVELLKSFRGIGTFSAVGLMIEILSVERFSSVKKLASFFGVHPVFKQSGDGLSGFKMSKRGRKQPRQLLFNIARFAIVHNPYIKEIYAIHLQKGMPKMAALGAVMYKILRIVYGMLKHNRQYDPEIDRANRAKHKDNINKAKEDYTRRYQPMDITAPVSRRQLKKRKQQEKSQILKPPDAESKKKIFTGSDSYCFPEET; this is translated from the coding sequence ATGCAACAAAACTTTTATCTCGGTATTGATGTCAGCAAAGGATATGCTGATTTTATCATCCTTGACGAAAATAAAAAAGTTATTGAAGATAATTTTCAGCTTGATGATACCTTTGACGGACACAATAAGTTATACAAAATTCTATCTGGCTTTTTGGCCAAGTATCCCGACTCAAATATCCTTGCAGCAGTTGAATCAACCGGAGGATATGAAAATAACTGGCTTAAGTTTCTTAGCGCTTGTCAGAGTAAACTTCAGCTATCTGTAGCACGAATAAATCCTTTTGGTGTAAGCTACAACAGCAAAGCAACACTAAAGAGGATTATCACTGATAAACAAAGTGCCCGTAATGTTGCTGAGTATATGATAAGTCATCCGGAAAAAGTTCAGTATAACAATCAGGACTATTACGCCTCAGTAAGAAGACAATGGACATTTATCAAGATGCTGACAAAACAGAAAGTCCAACTTCTGAATCAATTGGAATCATTGTTATACATAGCAAATCCTGAAGTTCTACAGTACTGTAGCAACAAAATGAATCTCTGGACATTGAAGTTACTAAGTAAATATCCAACTGCTAAAGAACTTGCCAAAGCAAGATTGTCTTCGGTTTGTAAGATACCTTACATAACAGAATCACTTGCAAATGACTTAATCAACAATGCCAGGAAGTCAGTTGCCTCAAGTGATGACAAAACAACTGCTGAAGTAATAAGAGCTTTGGGAGAACAGATACTTCAGCTAAGAAGACTGATTGTTCTGCAAACAAAACAACTTCAAAGCAGTTGCAATATAGCTGAAGTTGAACTCTTAAAAAGCTTCAGGGGAATAGGAACATTCTCGGCTGTTGGACTTATGATAGAAATTCTTTCTGTTGAAAGATTTTCTTCTGTAAAAAAACTTGCAAGCTTCTTTGGTGTTCACCCTGTATTTAAGCAAAGCGGAGATGGACTATCAGGTTTTAAGATGAGTAAACGAGGAAGAAAACAGCCCAGACAATTATTGTTTAACATTGCTCGTTTTGCTATTGTACATAACCCTTACATAAAAGAAATCTATGCAATACATCTTCAAAAAGGTATGCCTAAGATGGCTGCATTAGGTGCTGTAATGTATAAGATACTAAGAATCGTTTATGGTATGCTTAAACATAACAGACAATATGATCCCGAAATTGACAGAGCAAACAGAGCAAAACATAAAGACAACATCAATAAAGCCAAAGAAGATTACACAAGAAGATATCAGCCGATGGATATAACAGCTCCTGTTTCCAGAAGGCAACTTAAAAAGAGAAAACAGCAAGAGAAGTCCCAAATATTAAAACCGCCTGATGCGGAATCTAAAAAAAAGATTTTTACGGGATCAGACTCTTACTGTTTTCCTGAAGAAACTTAA
- a CDS encoding M14 family zinc carboxypeptidase — protein MKKLLTIHLMFFFFSSFLYSQDLQLVDGNFIKMDKCGFLPESESQVNPTENWGYSYDSLLTDLEIWRQNSYVKVDSIGLSVQGRPLWQLTITSDPNNIAGKRTVYIHARTHPQETEGFWVTKEIIKILLTENSFAQTVRENCVFYIVPMYNPDGVELGYPRRNANNVDLESNWFTFPNEPEVAGLKARFTELMASPNPIEVELNMHSSSLCKRYFVYHDSAGTSPQFAVMQQQFIERVRSYYPTGIEPWNYYVSWTGGNPMKYPESWFWYYHGESVMALTYEDMYQCAGTGNFDLTANAILRGVMDYLNIPTEVELSDNLIPSEFTLEQNYPNPFNPTTKIRYSIPNVGTGLALSTLKVYDILGNEVVTLVNEEKPAGYYEVEFNATELSSGVYFYRLQSDNFTQTKKMILMR, from the coding sequence ATGAAGAAACTCCTTACAATTCACTTAATGTTTTTCTTTTTTTCTTCATTTCTTTATTCGCAGGACTTACAACTGGTTGACGGAAATTTTATTAAAATGGATAAATGTGGATTCCTTCCGGAGTCGGAGAGTCAAGTTAACCCTACGGAGAATTGGGGTTACAGTTATGATAGTCTGCTGACTGATCTTGAAATCTGGAGACAAAATTCTTATGTTAAAGTTGATTCAATAGGATTGAGTGTGCAGGGCAGACCATTGTGGCAGTTAACAATTACATCCGACCCGAATAACATTGCTGGTAAAAGAACTGTTTATATTCACGCAAGAACTCATCCTCAGGAGACAGAGGGATTTTGGGTGACTAAAGAAATCATAAAAATACTACTGACCGAAAATTCATTCGCACAAACTGTAAGAGAAAATTGTGTGTTCTATATTGTGCCTATGTATAATCCTGATGGAGTTGAGCTTGGATATCCAAGAAGAAATGCCAACAATGTTGATCTTGAAAGTAATTGGTTTACCTTTCCCAATGAGCCGGAAGTTGCTGGATTAAAAGCAAGATTCACAGAACTTATGGCATCTCCTAATCCGATTGAAGTTGAACTCAATATGCATTCATCATCTTTGTGTAAAAGATATTTTGTTTATCACGATTCAGCAGGCACTTCACCACAGTTTGCGGTTATGCAGCAACAATTTATTGAAAGAGTCAGATCTTATTATCCGACAGGAATAGAACCGTGGAATTATTATGTAAGCTGGACTGGTGGGAATCCAATGAAATATCCTGAAAGTTGGTTCTGGTATTATCACGGTGAAAGTGTTATGGCTTTAACTTATGAAGATATGTATCAGTGTGCAGGCACAGGAAATTTTGATCTGACTGCTAATGCAATCCTTCGCGGGGTTATGGACTATTTGAATATTCCAACCGAAGTGGAGTTATCAGACAATTTAATTCCGAGTGAATTTACTCTTGAGCAGAATTATCCAAATCCATTCAATCCTACAACAAAGATAAGATACAGCATACCAAATGTAGGGACAGGGCTAGCCCTGTCCACATTAAAGGTTTATGACATACTCGGCAATGAAGTTGTAACACTTGTAAATGAAGAAAAACCAGCCGGATATTATGAAGTAGAATTTAATGCAACCGAATTATCAAGCGGAGTATATTTTTATCGCTTGCAGTCAGACAACTTCACACAGACAAAAAAGATGATATTGATGAGATAA
- a CDS encoding energy transducer TonB, giving the protein MKSAITIILFLLTLNLFSQQDSITNYFPDGKIESFIRTYNGVREGTALFYYENGNIKEEINYSKDKVEGIVKIYYPNGNLKEMFNIENGRREGPASYFDSSGVHIEDVFFSEGFRKDQEFTLIGEYRYEDYLKLLEEWKQRQEEKKKKSDDMPPEQIDEKNFDDDPAYFVNAEVMPEPIGGMNTIYRKLTYPEEARRKKIEGTVKVLAFIEKDGEVSNATVVEGIGYGCDEVARLAVYYTRFKPGLMKGKRVKVQMVIPVEFKLNK; this is encoded by the coding sequence ATGAAGTCGGCAATAACAATAATTTTATTCTTACTTACTTTAAATTTATTTTCTCAGCAGGATAGTATCACAAATTATTTTCCTGACGGTAAAATTGAATCATTCATTCGCACTTATAATGGAGTTCGGGAAGGAACTGCATTATTTTATTATGAGAACGGAAACATTAAAGAAGAAATAAATTACTCGAAGGATAAAGTTGAAGGAATTGTGAAGATTTACTATCCGAATGGAAATCTTAAAGAAATGTTCAATATAGAAAATGGAAGAAGAGAAGGTCCTGCTTCATATTTCGATTCATCGGGAGTTCACATTGAAGATGTTTTTTTCTCTGAGGGATTTCGGAAAGATCAGGAGTTTACTCTTATTGGTGAATACAGATATGAAGATTATCTGAAGTTGCTTGAAGAATGGAAACAAAGGCAGGAAGAGAAAAAGAAAAAATCTGATGATATGCCACCTGAGCAAATTGACGAAAAAAATTTTGATGACGATCCTGCTTATTTTGTTAATGCTGAAGTAATGCCCGAACCAATTGGTGGAATGAATACCATTTACAGGAAACTTACTTATCCTGAAGAGGCACGAAGAAAAAAAATAGAAGGAACTGTTAAAGTTCTCGCATTTATTGAAAAAGACGGAGAAGTTTCTAACGCAACGGTAGTTGAAGGCATTGGTTATGGTTGTGATGAAGTTGCGAGACTAGCAGTTTATTATACACGATTTAAACCCGGACTTATGAAAGGAAAACGAGTAAAGGTTCAGATGGTAATTCCTGTTGAGTTTAAACTGAACAAGTAA
- a CDS encoding 4-phosphoerythronate dehydrogenase translates to MKLVVDENIEFAKEAFSLFGQTILLPGREITNEVLKDADILIVRSVTNVGEKLLNGTSVKFVGTATIGTDHIDLNYLNYRNIRFADAKGCNAFAVAEYFLTALMKVCSDEKISLQDKSIGIIGVGNVGSKVAKFSELLGLKILRNDPPLERKNPHEKFYSLDEALQCDIVTLHVPLTFKGYDKTFHLLNENNLMKIKDGAILINTSRGAVVDNKSLRKIVTGKNLHLIFDVWENEPDLDLSLLERVKIGTPHIAGYTLEGKVNGTIIIFDALNSFLGTDYQFDFTLPPVKNNILSYNKNIFDEQEFSNLLSEIYNIETDNDQMKKMLYFGREDRIKYFDTMRKYYPLRREFNNYIVKSDSQQLMKIFKGLRFKVN, encoded by the coding sequence ATGAAATTAGTAGTTGATGAAAATATCGAGTTCGCCAAAGAAGCTTTTTCGCTTTTTGGTCAAACGATTCTTCTTCCCGGAAGAGAAATTACAAATGAAGTCCTGAAAGATGCAGACATTCTGATTGTTCGATCTGTAACTAATGTTGGTGAAAAACTGTTAAACGGAACTTCTGTTAAATTTGTCGGAACTGCTACAATCGGAACGGACCACATAGATTTAAATTATCTGAATTACCGCAACATCAGATTTGCAGATGCCAAAGGTTGTAATGCGTTTGCAGTTGCAGAATATTTTCTTACTGCATTGATGAAAGTTTGCAGTGATGAAAAAATTTCTCTCCAGGATAAATCAATTGGAATAATTGGCGTTGGAAATGTTGGAAGTAAAGTAGCAAAATTTTCTGAATTACTTGGATTAAAAATTCTAAGAAATGATCCGCCACTCGAAAGAAAGAATCCGCATGAAAAATTTTACTCTCTTGATGAAGCTCTGCAATGCGATATTGTAACACTTCATGTTCCGCTGACCTTTAAAGGATATGATAAAACATTTCATTTGTTAAATGAAAATAACCTTATGAAAATAAAAGACGGCGCGATTCTTATAAATACTTCAAGAGGAGCAGTGGTTGATAACAAATCTTTGAGAAAAATTGTAACCGGGAAAAATCTTCATCTCATTTTTGATGTTTGGGAAAACGAACCTGATCTTGATTTATCGCTGCTTGAAAGAGTAAAAATCGGAACACCTCACATTGCAGGATATACTCTTGAAGGAAAAGTTAACGGCACAATCATAATTTTTGATGCACTAAATAGTTTTCTTGGAACTGATTATCAATTTGATTTCACTCTTCCGCCGGTTAAGAATAATATTTTATCATACAATAAAAATATTTTTGATGAACAAGAGTTTTCAAATCTTTTAAGCGAGATTTATAATATTGAAACAGATAATGATCAGATGAAAAAAATGCTTTACTTTGGTAGGGAAGACAGAATCAAATATTTTGACACAATGAGAAAGTATTATCCTTTAAGAAGAGAATTCAATAATTACATTGTCAAATCAGATTCGCAGCAGTTAATGAAAATATTTAAGGGACTAAGATTTAAAGTCAATTAG
- the mgtE gene encoding magnesium transporter codes for MLSRLLQPEIKSLIEERKLSILKEILQDWTPADIAELLIDLDEKERVIIFRLLHTELAADTFEYLDFDTQMDLLKAMGNEEVAAILNEMDPDDRTALFEELPASATKQLIQLLSPEERKLAVTLLGYPENSVGRLMTPDYIAVKPDWTIQQTLDYIRENGKNKETLNILYVVDDKGKLIDDIKIREILLSPLDSRIADLMDENYVSLNVFDDQEKAVEMFRKYDRVALPVVDHSGNLIGIVTFDDVMDVAVEETTEDIQKQAAVEVLDEPYPTIPILKMIKKRAGWLSVLFIGEMFTASAMAVFEEEIARAVVLALFVPLIISSGGNSGSQAATLVVRAMALGEVTLKDWFLVIRRELLTGLSLGLILATIGFIRIYVWQMASHIYGEHWFYVAVTVSLSLIGVVLWGTVTGSTLPFILKRLGFDPASSSAPFVATLVDVTGIVIYFTVAMFILGGRLL; via the coding sequence ATGCTAAGCAGATTGTTACAACCAGAAATAAAGTCTCTCATTGAAGAGAGAAAACTTAGCATCTTAAAGGAGATCCTTCAGGATTGGACTCCCGCCGATATTGCTGAACTTCTGATTGACCTCGATGAAAAAGAAAGAGTAATAATTTTCCGATTGCTTCACACTGAACTGGCTGCGGATACTTTTGAATATCTTGACTTTGACACTCAAATGGATTTGCTTAAGGCAATGGGTAACGAAGAGGTAGCAGCAATCCTGAATGAAATGGACCCAGATGATAGAACAGCTTTGTTTGAAGAACTTCCTGCATCTGCTACAAAGCAGTTAATTCAGCTTCTTTCACCGGAAGAAAGAAAACTTGCAGTAACACTACTCGGATATCCGGAAAACAGCGTCGGAAGATTAATGACGCCGGATTACATTGCTGTAAAACCGGATTGGACAATTCAACAAACTTTAGATTACATTCGTGAAAATGGAAAGAACAAAGAAACATTAAACATTCTCTATGTAGTTGATGATAAAGGAAAGCTAATTGATGATATTAAAATCCGTGAAATACTGCTTTCTCCACTCGATTCGAGAATAGCTGACCTGATGGATGAAAATTATGTTTCGCTTAATGTATTTGACGATCAGGAAAAGGCTGTTGAAATGTTTCGTAAATATGACAGAGTTGCTTTACCTGTTGTTGATCATAGCGGAAACTTAATCGGAATAGTTACCTTCGATGATGTAATGGATGTTGCTGTTGAAGAAACAACTGAAGATATTCAGAAGCAGGCAGCAGTTGAAGTTTTGGACGAACCTTATCCGACTATTCCAATTCTGAAAATGATTAAGAAAAGAGCCGGCTGGCTTTCGGTTCTGTTTATTGGAGAAATGTTTACAGCTTCTGCAATGGCTGTGTTCGAAGAAGAAATTGCAAGAGCAGTCGTGCTCGCCTTATTCGTTCCTTTGATTATTTCAAGTGGCGGTAATTCCGGTTCTCAGGCAGCTACTCTTGTTGTTCGCGCTATGGCTTTGGGAGAAGTTACTTTAAAAGACTGGTTTCTTGTTATCAGAAGAGAACTATTAACAGGACTATCGCTCGGACTTATTCTGGCTACAATTGGGTTTATCAGAATATATGTCTGGCAAATGGCTTCACACATTTATGGCGAACATTGGTTTTATGTTGCTGTTACAGTTTCTCTGTCATTAATCGGTGTTGTGTTATGGGGAACTGTTACAGGTTCAACTCTTCCATTCATTCTTAAGCGGCTTGGTTTCGATCCTGCATCTTCATCAGCTCCATTTGTTGCAACTTTAGTGGATGTAACAGGAATTGTTATTTACTTTACAGTTGCAATGTTTATTCTTGGTGGAAGATTACTGTAA
- the rfbA gene encoding glucose-1-phosphate thymidylyltransferase RfbA gives MKKTNKGIILAGGSGSRLYPITKVYSKQLALIYDKPLIYYPLSILMLGGIKDILIISNKETIPLYQQLFDNGNHLGLSISYKVQDAPNGIAEAFILGEEFIGNDNVTLILGDNIFYGDLNFFYRALKRESGATIFGYQVNDPQRYGIVEFDKHGKAISIEEKPLNPKSNYAVPGLYIYDNQVIEISKNLKPSARGELEITDVNRTYLERNQLYVEKIGRGIAWLDTGTPEALLQASNFFGVIEDRQGLKVACIEEIAFNKGFINKQQFEKLVDSIPKSLYRNYLEKILKES, from the coding sequence ATGAAAAAAACTAATAAAGGAATTATACTTGCCGGAGGTTCCGGTTCAAGACTTTATCCAATCACAAAAGTTTATAGCAAACAGCTTGCTCTTATTTATGATAAACCACTTATTTACTATCCACTTTCTATTCTGATGTTGGGAGGAATTAAAGACATTCTGATAATTTCAAACAAAGAAACTATTCCTCTTTATCAGCAACTTTTTGACAATGGAAATCACTTAGGACTAAGTATTTCATATAAGGTTCAGGACGCACCAAACGGAATTGCTGAAGCTTTTATCCTGGGAGAAGAATTTATTGGAAATGACAATGTTACTTTGATACTTGGAGATAACATTTTTTATGGTGACCTTAACTTCTTTTACCGAGCTCTTAAAAGAGAAAGCGGTGCTACAATTTTCGGCTATCAGGTGAATGATCCTCAGCGATATGGAATAGTTGAATTTGATAAACATGGTAAAGCCATTTCGATTGAAGAAAAACCATTGAATCCGAAATCAAATTATGCTGTGCCCGGACTTTATATTTATGACAATCAGGTTATTGAAATATCAAAAAATCTAAAACCATCGGCTCGTGGCGAACTTGAAATTACGGATGTAAACCGAACATACCTCGAAAGAAATCAATTATATGTTGAGAAGATTGGAAGAGGAATTGCCTGGCTGGATACAGGAACTCCCGAAGCATTACTTCAGGCATCAAACTTTTTTGGTGTAATTGAAGACCGTCAGGGATTAAAAGTTGCATGTATAGAAGAAATTGCTTTCAACAAAGGTTTTATTAATAAACAGCAATTTGAAAAACTTGTTGACTCAATTCCCAAATCCCTCTACCGAAATTATCTTGAAAAAATTCTGAAAGAGTCTTAA
- the rfbC gene encoding dTDP-4-dehydrorhamnose 3,5-epimerase: protein MEIIKTPIDGLLVIKPKVFGDSRGYFLESFRLSKFREHGIDYNFVQDNISKSKKGTIRGLHYQTGEMAQGKLCQVIYGKVLDVAVDIRFNSPTFGRYYSAILSEEDHTQLWIPPGFAHGFSVLSDEAIFYYKCTQYYSKEHERAIRFDDPHLGINWQIENPIVSEKDLSAKFFNEIDKDFFYSK, encoded by the coding sequence ATGGAAATAATTAAAACACCTATTGACGGACTTCTTGTAATTAAACCAAAAGTGTTCGGAGATTCACGCGGATATTTTCTGGAATCATTTCGTTTATCAAAATTTCGTGAACACGGAATAGACTATAACTTTGTGCAGGATAATATTTCAAAATCAAAAAAAGGAACAATCAGAGGATTACACTATCAGACAGGGGAAATGGCACAAGGTAAATTATGTCAGGTAATTTATGGTAAAGTGCTTGATGTTGCAGTTGATATAAGATTCAACTCACCAACATTCGGTAGATATTATTCGGCAATATTATCTGAAGAAGATCACACACAATTATGGATTCCACCAGGATTTGCACATGGTTTTTCAGTACTTTCTGATGAAGCTATCTTTTACTACAAGTGCACACAATACTATAGTAAAGAGCACGAGCGGGCAATTCGTTTCGATGATCCTCACCTTGGTATAAACTGGCAGATTGAGAATCCAATTGTTTCCGAGAAAGATTTATCTGCAAAATTTTTTAATGAAATTGATAAGGACTTTTTTTATTCAAAATAA
- a CDS encoding DegT/DnrJ/EryC1/StrS family aminotransferase, producing the protein MRVPLLDLKPQYKSLKKELDDAIIRVAESQYFIMGPELAEMEKEFQQYLNVKHAWGVSSGTDALLLALMAFDIKPGDEVIVPTYSFFATAGVVSRLFATPVFVENDSVTFNIDPKDFERKITSKTKAVIPVHLFGQSAAMDEIMKIASAHNLYVIEDAAQAIGTQYKDGRFVGTIGHIGCFSFFPSKNLGGYGDGGLIVTNDDQLSEIIRIKRVHGGEPKYYHKVIGGNFRLDAIQAAVLRVKLPHLQSWSEKRQRNAKRYNQLFIEAGLAEETGKTKFDNKNKVLLPKAVYENSGVKNFHIYNQYKIRVEKRDALREFMTKHEIGTEIYYPVPFHLQECFADLGYKKGDFPISEFSANTSIALPIYPELTDEQLQYVVSTIKKFFDEN; encoded by the coding sequence ATGCGAGTACCACTGCTTGATTTAAAACCACAATATAAATCACTTAAAAAAGAACTTGATGATGCAATTATCAGAGTTGCAGAATCTCAGTACTTCATAATGGGACCTGAACTTGCCGAAATGGAAAAAGAATTTCAGCAGTACTTAAATGTTAAACATGCCTGGGGAGTTTCATCCGGAACCGATGCGCTACTTCTCGCTCTGATGGCTTTTGATATTAAACCCGGTGATGAAGTGATTGTTCCGACTTATTCATTTTTTGCAACAGCAGGAGTTGTGTCACGATTGTTTGCTACTCCTGTCTTCGTTGAAAATGATTCTGTTACTTTCAATATCGATCCAAAAGATTTTGAGCGAAAGATTACTTCAAAAACAAAAGCTGTTATTCCCGTTCATCTTTTTGGTCAAAGTGCTGCAATGGATGAGATAATGAAAATAGCATCTGCACATAATCTTTATGTAATTGAAGATGCTGCACAGGCAATCGGCACTCAATATAAAGATGGAAGGTTTGTCGGAACCATCGGACATATTGGATGCTTTTCGTTTTTCCCAAGTAAAAATCTTGGTGGTTATGGTGATGGTGGCTTAATTGTAACTAATGATGATCAATTATCCGAGATAATCAGAATCAAACGGGTTCATGGTGGTGAACCGAAATATTATCACAAAGTAATTGGAGGAAATTTCAGATTAGATGCTATTCAGGCAGCAGTTCTCAGAGTTAAACTTCCACATCTGCAATCGTGGTCAGAGAAAAGGCAGCGGAATGCAAAAAGATATAATCAGCTTTTTATTGAAGCTGGTCTCGCAGAAGAAACCGGAAAAACAAAATTCGATAATAAAAACAAAGTTTTGCTTCCGAAAGCAGTTTATGAAAATTCCGGTGTAAAGAATTTTCACATCTACAATCAATATAAAATCAGAGTTGAAAAACGCGACGCATTAAGAGAATTTATGACAAAGCATGAAATCGGAACTGAAATCTATTATCCAGTACCATTTCATTTGCAGGAATGTTTCGCTGACCTTGGCTACAAAAAAGGTGACTTCCCGATTTCAGAATTTTCAGCAAATACATCCATTGCTTTGCCAATTTATCCCGAACTTACCGATGAGCAGTTGCAATATGTCGTATCAACAATAAAGAAATTCTTTGATGAAAATTAA
- a CDS encoding capsule assembly Wzi family protein: MKNLLIKVFFILTFYSVTFSQVVYEPLGSDVYSFLSRLSQKGIIEFDDQIRPLSRKYIAEKLQSLKQVAEKLNSLEYEELNFYLTDFGREIDLLSNTKVDKEKISSINKDQFGRYRLFSYRDNLFTFNLSPILGAEIGSRKSERSIHIWNGISFYGYLSDNIGFNFRFIDNTEKGNTIDKWRTFTPKTGFHVRNNETIFGFPPDKIEYSEVNTNIGLDWSWGKFSVGKDFMEWGYGESGLLVLSQKAPSFPFIRLDVNPVDWLSFNYFHGFLSSDVIDSNATYFHQTNGERIVFREKYIASHTLSVKPTKGLTLSLGESIVYSDKFEFSYLFPLIFFRVNDHHLSRQINEAGSNSQFFFSVSSRNHLKNTHLYGSLFIDELTITNIFDKEKQRNQFAFSLGTSVTDLLFDNLTLTLEYTRIYPFVYEHYIQTTTYQNASYNLGHWMGSNGDLVYGSINYRFLRGLQATLWAQYIRKGDKGNAFLQYQTQPQPPFLFGLRKNYTYFGGFIKYEIIQELFTKLYFQLMKLSEQQQDLNFLNSNLNEFYFSIYYGI; this comes from the coding sequence ATGAAAAATCTTTTAATAAAAGTTTTTTTCATCTTAACATTTTATTCCGTTACTTTCTCACAGGTTGTTTATGAGCCTTTAGGAAGTGATGTCTATTCTTTTTTAAGCCGGCTTAGTCAGAAAGGAATAATTGAGTTTGATGATCAGATAAGACCATTGAGCAGAAAATATATTGCCGAAAAATTACAATCACTTAAACAAGTTGCTGAGAAGTTAAATTCTCTCGAATATGAAGAACTGAATTTTTATCTGACAGATTTCGGAAGAGAAATTGATCTGTTAAGTAATACTAAGGTTGACAAAGAAAAAATTTCAAGTATCAATAAAGATCAGTTTGGGAGATATCGTTTATTTTCATATCGTGATAATCTTTTTACTTTTAATCTATCTCCAATTCTCGGAGCTGAAATTGGTTCAAGAAAAAGTGAGCGATCAATACATATATGGAACGGCATTTCTTTCTACGGTTATCTCTCTGATAACATCGGCTTTAATTTCAGATTTATTGATAACACTGAAAAAGGAAATACGATTGATAAATGGAGAACCTTCACACCCAAAACGGGATTTCATGTCAGGAATAATGAAACGATATTCGGATTTCCTCCCGATAAAATTGAATACAGCGAAGTAAATACAAATATCGGCTTGGATTGGTCGTGGGGAAAATTTTCTGTAGGAAAAGATTTTATGGAATGGGGCTATGGTGAAAGTGGTTTACTTGTTTTATCACAAAAAGCTCCTTCCTTTCCCTTCATCAGACTTGATGTTAATCCCGTTGATTGGTTAAGCTTCAATTATTTTCATGGCTTTCTTTCTTCTGATGTGATTGATAGTAACGCAACATATTTTCATCAGACTAATGGAGAAAGAATTGTGTTTCGTGAAAAATATATTGCTTCACACACACTTTCAGTTAAACCAACAAAAGGGTTAACTCTTTCTCTCGGTGAATCAATTGTCTATTCAGATAAGTTCGAATTCTCTTACTTATTTCCATTGATTTTCTTCCGTGTTAATGACCATCATTTAAGTCGCCAGATAAATGAAGCCGGTAGTAACTCGCAATTTTTCTTTTCTGTCAGTTCAAGAAATCATTTGAAGAACACACATCTTTATGGCAGCTTATTTATTGATGAGTTAACAATTACAAATATTTTTGACAAAGAAAAGCAGAGAAATCAATTTGCTTTCTCATTAGGGACATCAGTTACTGATTTACTTTTTGATAATTTAACCTTAACACTTGAGTACACAAGAATTTATCCGTTTGTTTACGAGCATTATATTCAAACAACTACTTATCAGAATGCATCATATAATCTTGGACATTGGATGGGAAGCAATGGCGATTTGGTTTATGGTTCAATCAACTATAGATTTTTAAGAGGATTGCAAGCAACTCTCTGGGCTCAATATATTCGTAAAGGTGACAAAGGGAATGCTTTTCTTCAGTATCAGACTCAACCTCAGCCACCGTTTCTTTTCGGGCTCAGAAAAAATTATACTTACTTTGGTGGATTTATCAAATATGAAATTATTCAAGAACTATTTACAAAATTGTATTTTCAATTGATGAAGTTATCAGAACAGCAGCAGGATTTGAATTTCTTAAATTCAAATCTTAATGAATTTTATTTTTCAATTTACTATGGAATTTGA